From a region of the Methanothermobacter sp. genome:
- a CDS encoding inorganic diphosphatase: MNLWKDIEPGPSVPEVVYAVVEIPRGSRNKYEYHKDLEAFALDRVLYSPVFYPAEYGIIPRTLYDDGDPMDIMVLMDEPTFPGCIIESRPIGLLRMIDGGDQDDKILAVPVEDPHYSDVNDISDIPEHILKEIAHFFQVYKNLEGKETEIIGWEGAEKALEAVNHSIELYREKCME; encoded by the coding sequence ATGAATCTGTGGAAGGATATTGAACCTGGACCATCAGTACCAGAGGTAGTGTATGCAGTTGTTGAAATACCCAGGGGTTCAAGGAACAAGTATGAATACCACAAGGACCTCGAGGCATTCGCACTTGACAGGGTGCTTTACTCACCGGTATTCTATCCTGCAGAGTACGGTATAATACCCCGGACCCTCTACGATGACGGCGATCCCATGGACATCATGGTACTCATGGATGAGCCAACATTTCCTGGATGCATCATAGAGTCAAGGCCCATAGGCCTTCTCAGGATGATAGATGGTGGGGACCAGGACGACAAGATCCTGGCGGTGCCCGTGGAGGACCCCCACTACAGCGATGTTAATGATATATCAGACATACCCGAGCACATCCTGAAGGAGATAGCACACTTCTTCCAGGTCTACAAGAACCTTGAAGGTAAGGAGACAGAGATAATCGGATGGGAGGGCGCCGAAAAGGCACTTGAAGCCGTAAACCACTCCATAGAACTCTACAGAGAGAAATGTATGGAGTAA
- the rpoE gene encoding DNA-directed RNA polymerase, whose amino-acid sequence MTKIVDTVRIPPDRFEEPLEEVAIEVLNETYVGRMDRNLGQMITVKEIEDIGIGKVIMGDGAAYHEVTFTALFFKPELHEIVEGEVIEIAEFGAFVRIGPVDGLVHVSQVTDDYITYDAKKGSLTGKETGKRLDEGDLVRARIVALSLKGRREGVKVGLTMRQPGLGKFEWIEEEKRKSKK is encoded by the coding sequence ATAACAAAAATTGTTGATACAGTCAGAATACCTCCAGACCGCTTTGAGGAGCCACTGGAGGAGGTTGCCATAGAGGTTCTCAACGAAACCTACGTTGGAAGGATGGACAGGAACCTCGGCCAGATGATAACCGTAAAGGAAATAGAGGACATAGGAATCGGAAAGGTCATAATGGGTGACGGCGCTGCCTACCATGAGGTGACATTCACAGCCCTCTTCTTCAAACCAGAACTCCATGAGATCGTTGAGGGCGAGGTAATAGAGATTGCAGAGTTCGGGGCATTCGTGCGCATTGGGCCGGTGGATGGTCTTGTGCACGTTTCACAGGTTACAGACGATTACATAACCTATGATGCCAAGAAGGGCTCCCTCACAGGTAAGGAGACAGGTAAACGCCTGGATGAGGGCGACCTTGTAAGGGCAAGGATAGTCGCCCTGAGCCTCAAGGGCCGGAGAGAGGGCGTGAAGGTTGGGCTCACCATGAGGCAGCCCGGTCTTGGTAAATTCGAATGGATTGAAGAAGAGAAGAGGAAGAGTAAAAAATGA
- the spt4 gene encoding transcription elongation factor subunit Spt4, with protein MTEKACTRCKRITSDERCPVCNVPASTNWSGLLIIIDPEKSDIARELDIKLPGEYALRVR; from the coding sequence ATGACTGAGAAGGCATGCACAAGGTGTAAGAGAATCACCAGCGACGAACGCTGCCCGGTCTGCAATGTTCCAGCATCCACCAACTGGAGCGGACTGCTCATAATCATAGATCCAGAGAAATCAGATATAGCCAGGGAACTGGATATAAAACTTCCTGGTGAATACGCACTGAGGGTCAGATAG
- a CDS encoding GTP-dependent dephospho-CoA kinase family protein codes for MYILPEKLRAELKKPLGELHESFRNIDVGDSFLITVGDVTTRNALEHGLKPDISIIDNRIQRRDSDHEFNDTATIIRSANPPGTITEDLWNSIKKAIDGARAGERFMIVVDGEEDLAVLPSILMAPADTVILYGQPNEGVVLVRAIETRKRAEELIKNFEEA; via the coding sequence GTGTACATTCTACCGGAAAAACTCAGGGCAGAGCTCAAGAAACCCCTTGGAGAGCTCCACGAATCCTTCAGAAACATTGACGTGGGGGATTCGTTTCTCATAACGGTTGGTGATGTCACAACACGCAATGCACTGGAGCATGGCCTGAAACCGGACATCAGCATAATAGATAACAGGATCCAGAGAAGGGATTCTGACCATGAATTCAATGACACAGCAACCATCATCAGATCTGCAAACCCGCCAGGCACCATAACAGAGGACCTCTGGAACTCCATCAAAAAGGCCATAGATGGGGCCAGAGCAGGTGAACGCTTCATGATAGTAGTTGATGGAGAGGAGGACCTGGCTGTTTTACCATCAATCTTAATGGCCCCGGCAGACACTGTCATCCTTTATGGACAGCCAAATGAGGGTGTTGTGCTGGTGAGGGCCATCGAAACACGGAAAAGAGCTGAAGAACTCATAAAAAACTTTGAGGAGGCATAG
- a CDS encoding 30S ribosomal protein S24e: MEIRIIEEKENPLLNRKEIRFECLYEGESTPKVLDVKNKLVAMLDADKDLLVVDKIDQGFGEPRASGYAKVYDSMDKLTEIEPEHVIKKNKEAQEEEEEE; the protein is encoded by the coding sequence ATGGAGATCAGAATAATCGAGGAAAAGGAAAACCCACTCTTAAACAGAAAGGAGATAAGGTTCGAATGCTTATATGAGGGTGAATCAACACCGAAGGTCCTTGATGTTAAGAACAAACTAGTCGCAATGCTCGACGCCGATAAGGACCTCCTTGTGGTCGATAAGATCGACCAGGGATTCGGCGAGCCAAGGGCCTCAGGGTACGCCAAGGTATATGATTCAATGGATAAACTCACCGAGATAGAACCTGAACACGTCATAAAGAAGAACAAAGAGGCACAAGAGGAAGAGGAGGAGGAATAG
- a CDS encoding 30S ribosomal protein S27ae: MKKFELYEVKGDKLVRKNPFCVRCSNGVFMADHGDRYACGKCGYTEWKNRE; the protein is encoded by the coding sequence ATGAAGAAGTTCGAACTCTACGAGGTAAAGGGGGATAAACTCGTAAGGAAGAACCCCTTCTGTGTGAGATGCTCAAACGGTGTCTTCATGGCTGACCATGGGGACAGGTACGCCTGCGGTAAGTGCGGATACACCGAATGGAAAAACAGGGAATAG
- the argH gene encoding argininosuccinate lyase — MNLRAGRLKRGMEDEAAEFTSSLTFDHHIFEADVECNIAHTTMLAHEGIIPEEVADKIIEALETLREEGFEALDMDPSVEDIHMAVENYVTARIGEEAGFMHTGKSRNDQVATDLRLALREKIKVISHELLDFIDRIAEMALEHTGTVMVGYTHLQHAQPTTLAHHLMAYAHSLKRDYERLQDTLKRVDINPLGSAAMTTTTFPINRELTTELLGFSDYMRNSMDAVSARDFIAEAVFDLSVLAVNLSRISEEMILWSTYEFGMIEIPDEFSSTSSIMPQKKNPDVAEIARAKTSTVHGALFSVLGIMKALPYTYNRDLQEITPHLWRATDTALSMIRVVRGMLLGIRVNRERALELAGANFATATDLADILVRERGVPFRVAHRIVGRLVTRAIADGLGPSDIDSEYLDEVSLEVTGRRLELDQELVRRALDPLENVRMRMVPGGPAPEMVRAAIDEIRAFVESERTD; from the coding sequence TTGAACCTGAGGGCTGGCAGATTAAAGAGGGGTATGGAGGATGAGGCAGCGGAGTTCACCTCATCCCTAACATTCGACCACCACATATTCGAGGCGGATGTTGAATGTAACATTGCACACACAACCATGCTGGCCCATGAGGGTATAATACCTGAGGAAGTGGCGGATAAGATCATAGAAGCCCTTGAAACCCTGAGGGAGGAGGGGTTCGAGGCCCTTGACATGGACCCTTCGGTGGAGGATATCCACATGGCTGTTGAGAACTACGTGACAGCCAGGATAGGCGAGGAAGCAGGGTTCATGCACACAGGTAAATCCAGGAACGATCAGGTTGCAACTGACCTCCGCCTGGCCCTGAGGGAGAAGATAAAAGTAATCAGCCACGAACTCCTTGATTTTATTGATAGGATAGCTGAAATGGCACTTGAGCACACAGGGACTGTCATGGTTGGTTACACCCACCTCCAGCATGCCCAGCCAACAACCCTTGCCCACCACCTCATGGCCTATGCCCACTCCCTCAAGAGGGACTATGAGAGGCTCCAGGACACCCTGAAGAGGGTTGACATCAACCCGCTGGGTTCTGCAGCCATGACAACCACAACCTTCCCGATAAACAGGGAACTCACAACGGAGCTTCTGGGGTTCTCTGATTACATGAGGAACTCCATGGACGCGGTGAGTGCAAGGGACTTCATAGCGGAGGCAGTCTTTGACCTCTCAGTGCTGGCGGTGAACCTCAGCAGGATCTCAGAGGAGATGATACTCTGGAGCACCTACGAGTTTGGCATGATAGAGATCCCTGATGAATTCTCATCAACATCATCGATAATGCCCCAGAAGAAGAACCCTGACGTGGCCGAGATAGCCCGGGCAAAGACCTCCACGGTCCATGGGGCACTATTCTCTGTACTTGGAATCATGAAGGCCCTCCCCTACACCTACAACAGGGACCTCCAGGAGATCACACCCCACCTCTGGAGGGCCACGGACACGGCACTGTCAATGATCCGTGTCGTGAGGGGAATGCTCCTGGGCATCAGGGTTAACCGGGAGCGGGCACTTGAACTTGCAGGGGCCAACTTTGCAACAGCAACGGACCTTGCAGATATCCTTGTCAGGGAGCGCGGCGTACCCTTCAGGGTGGCCCACAGGATAGTTGGAAGGCTGGTCACAAGGGCCATTGCCGATGGACTCGGGCCCTCTGACATAGATTCAGAGTACCTTGATGAGGTCAGCCTCGAGGTCACCGGGAGGAGACTTGAACTTGACCAGGAACTTGTGAGAAGGGCCCTTGATCCACTTGAGAATGTCAGGATGAGGATGGTTCCAGGCGGACCGGCACCTGAGATGGTCAGGGCGGCCATTGATGAAATCAGAGCCTTTGTGGAGTCCGAAAGGACAGATTAA
- a CDS encoding DUF3096 domain-containing protein: protein MKSETETRVVGLLAVLIGILMIIYPQLVGYLVGVFLIAYGLLKIFS from the coding sequence ATGAAATCTGAAACTGAAACAAGGGTTGTTGGACTTCTGGCGGTACTCATCGGTATACTGATGATAATATACCCGCAGCTTGTGGGGTATCTGGTTGGTGTGTTCCTCATAGCCTACGGTCTTCTAAAGATATTCAGTTAG
- a CDS encoding ATPase: protein MDTDELAVLIREVRFEIGHEDTEVRIAEAIFNGERDELLIVAPDRSDKSIIIGKGGWVVGRLRERLGISRIHVESEIDLIMRRERVKFALERLAELRGSFRVLSLLEEPLRKRLEYPAGLDFLTESDSAPQHSIREPDTAVALSGGTDSSFSLIAAVKLGLKPAAFTADPGTIILPGHVRRAVDELTTSLGVRHQYIKMDLSELQRDALEGRFHPCGRCSSMIEEVIMEKIKNEGIDTVIFGDLLSTGYGSLQVRDDILRVNLPALFAASKQELRSAVSPYGLRASSGFGCPLLGEVHRRYPHMMRYSIQRVLRETRAGVLEPGEALELVWSICGSR from the coding sequence ATGGATACAGATGAACTTGCTGTTCTCATAAGGGAGGTCAGATTCGAGATAGGCCATGAGGATACAGAGGTACGGATAGCCGAGGCCATATTCAATGGGGAAAGGGATGAACTCCTCATAGTCGCACCTGACCGTTCTGATAAGTCCATCATAATAGGGAAGGGTGGATGGGTTGTGGGCAGGCTACGGGAGAGACTTGGTATCAGCAGGATCCATGTTGAATCAGAGATCGACCTCATCATGAGGAGGGAACGGGTTAAATTTGCACTTGAGCGACTGGCTGAACTCAGGGGATCCTTCAGGGTGCTCTCCCTCCTGGAGGAACCGCTGAGGAAACGGCTTGAATACCCTGCGGGACTTGACTTTCTCACAGAAAGTGACAGTGCACCCCAGCACAGCATCAGAGAGCCCGACACTGCTGTGGCACTATCAGGGGGTACTGACAGTTCATTCTCACTCATAGCGGCCGTTAAACTTGGTTTAAAACCTGCCGCATTCACCGCTGACCCCGGCACCATAATACTTCCAGGGCACGTCAGGAGGGCTGTGGATGAACTCACCACTTCCCTTGGAGTGAGGCACCAGTACATCAAGATGGACCTCAGTGAACTTCAGAGGGATGCCCTCGAGGGGAGGTTCCACCCCTGCGGCAGGTGCTCATCCATGATTGAGGAAGTCATCATGGAGAAAATAAAGAATGAGGGAATTGATACTGTGATATTCGGTGATCTCCTCTCAACAGGATACGGTTCCCTCCAGGTGCGCGATGATATCCTCCGTGTTAATCTACCGGCACTCTTTGCAGCCTCAAAGCAGGAGCTGAGGTCCGCTGTATCCCCTTATGGCCTCAGAGCCTCTTCAGGGTTTGGCTGTCCACTCCTGGGGGAGGTTCACCGCAGGTATCCACATATGATGCGCTACTCAATCCAGAGGGTCCTCAGGGAGACCCGTGCCGGTGTTCTTGAACCCGGTGAGGCCCTGGAACTCGTATGGAGTATCTGCGGCTCCCGGTGA
- a CDS encoding acyltransferase, with translation MHRQMPNIKSLLFGDQEKEWGYKRESENIIVGYGYKKFSKPPVIGKNPLLRSNTVIYNDVTIGDNLRTGHNVLIREKTTIGDDVLIGTNTVIEGHSKIGSNVSIQSNVYLPKNSYIEDNVFIGPCACFTNDRYPIRVKYKLRGPIIRQGASIGANSTFLSRIEVGEGAMVAAGAVVTRNVPPWSLAIGAPARIKALPAKLRVPNNI, from the coding sequence ATGCATAGGCAAATGCCAAACATCAAAAGCCTTCTTTTCGGTGATCAGGAAAAAGAATGGGGTTATAAAAGGGAAAGTGAGAATATAATAGTTGGTTATGGTTACAAGAAGTTCAGTAAACCCCCTGTTATAGGTAAAAACCCTCTCCTGCGCTCAAACACCGTGATATACAATGATGTTACCATAGGTGATAACCTCAGAACCGGCCACAACGTCCTCATAAGGGAGAAGACGACCATAGGTGATGATGTACTTATCGGTACAAACACTGTCATTGAGGGCCACTCAAAGATAGGGAGCAATGTAAGCATCCAGTCAAATGTGTATCTGCCAAAGAACAGTTACATAGAGGATAACGTCTTCATAGGGCCCTGTGCCTGTTTCACCAACGACCGTTACCCCATAAGGGTCAAGTACAAACTGAGGGGCCCCATAATAAGGCAGGGGGCATCCATAGGTGCAAACTCCACCTTCCTCTCCAGGATCGAGGTGGGTGAGGGTGCAATGGTGGCGGCAGGTGCGGTTGTAACAAGGAACGTGCCCCCATGGTCACTGGCAATCGGTGCACCCGCCCGTATAAAGGCGCTTCCTGCCAAGCTTAGGGTTCCCAACAATATTTAG
- a CDS encoding YbhB/YbcL family Raf kinase inhibitor-like protein, translated as MNLKTRAFNDGGRIPSRYTCDGENISPPLEWDGVPPEARSLALICDDPDAPTKVWTHWVIFNIPPDSRGLDENVPDMERLPDGSVQGYNDSGTIGYRGPCPPSGVHRYFFRLYALDTMLDLEPGTGKEDVLEAMEGHVLAEARIVGLYRRE; from the coding sequence ATGAACCTCAAGACCCGTGCATTCAATGATGGCGGAAGAATACCCTCAAGGTACACGTGTGATGGTGAAAACATATCGCCACCCCTGGAATGGGATGGCGTCCCTCCAGAGGCCCGGTCCCTTGCCCTCATATGCGATGACCCCGATGCCCCAACAAAGGTCTGGACCCACTGGGTGATATTCAACATACCCCCAGACTCCAGGGGCCTTGACGAGAATGTTCCAGACATGGAAAGGCTACCTGATGGCTCAGTCCAGGGCTACAACGACTCTGGAACCATAGGCTACAGGGGCCCCTGCCCCCCATCCGGTGTGCACAGGTACTTCTTCAGGCTCTACGCCCTTGACACCATGCTGGACCTTGAACCAGGCACAGGCAAGGAGGACGTCCTCGAGGCAATGGAGGGCCATGTACTGGCTGAGGCAAGGATAGTGGGGCTCTACAGAAGAGAATAG
- a CDS encoding ATP-binding protein translates to MDYKVNSASDNSVFVETESYRRLLEALEVLRDCRGNILHVVGAPGTGKSANLYRGIQEVGLDVYEVPCNLESADVDADYVFRHLLDEMKAELGADNRGDLYRKLGEFDAVVFADRFHDSHDFSEFTGFSQWTATAGSETLKFYLRCIHEYIRNRGAFGNMNIIFQTAWRFYFRGKKLDIFTDIPILSSVLFHSLRILFTAVRIDYTVTETLNIIKAHSGADEEEIRRYIELYGCRPRTLLEKMRSC, encoded by the coding sequence ATGGACTACAAGGTGAACTCGGCATCTGATAACAGTGTCTTCGTTGAGACTGAGTCCTACAGAAGGCTCCTTGAAGCCCTTGAGGTCCTCAGGGATTGCCGCGGGAACATACTCCATGTTGTGGGCGCCCCAGGGACAGGTAAATCAGCCAACCTCTACAGGGGTATCCAGGAGGTGGGGCTTGATGTATATGAGGTGCCGTGTAACCTTGAGTCAGCGGATGTGGACGCAGATTATGTGTTCAGGCACCTCTTGGATGAGATGAAGGCGGAGCTCGGTGCAGATAACAGGGGGGATCTTTACAGGAAACTTGGTGAATTTGATGCTGTGGTCTTTGCTGACAGGTTCCATGACAGCCACGATTTCTCAGAGTTCACGGGTTTCAGTCAGTGGACAGCCACGGCGGGATCTGAAACACTGAAGTTCTACCTCAGATGCATCCATGAGTACATAAGAAACAGGGGGGCATTTGGGAACATGAACATAATCTTCCAGACAGCCTGGAGGTTCTACTTCAGGGGTAAAAAGCTGGACATCTTCACCGACATACCCATCCTCTCATCAGTGCTCTTCCACTCCCTCAGGATCCTCTTCACGGCTGTGAGGATAGATTACACCGTAACTGAAACCTTAAATATAATAAAGGCCCATTCAGGTGCTGATGAGGAAGAGATAAGGCGTTACATAGAATTATATGGGTGCAGACCAAGAACCCTTCTGGAGAAGATGAGATCATGCTGA
- a CDS encoding UbiA family prenyltransferase, translating into MLSTLLRSTRMSWCAKNIHMYLLALTYASDADPIRFISGLFTVTLLWGALYSLNDFTDIETDRNDRMKRGRPFIENHVEPREVMLFIGVLLVVSTVVAYIIQPVFCLLLLLMVLNQFIYTLPPLRLKDTPLAPLASTATNTVLRLASASVLLGGILTVPVPVYVLMYLAGMGTYLMYKERKAPTTLVSVLFCVLLAWSYTGGYISMLQILLVIVPPFIATVPLYLSNFTERERMVEVADLIYHRVLVAFYLVCIAVLLVG; encoded by the coding sequence ATGCTGAGTACACTCCTGCGTTCAACGAGAATGAGCTGGTGTGCCAAGAACATCCACATGTACCTTCTGGCACTCACCTATGCCTCAGATGCAGACCCCATCAGATTCATTTCAGGACTCTTCACCGTGACGCTCCTCTGGGGGGCTCTCTATTCACTTAACGACTTCACTGACATTGAAACTGACAGGAACGACCGCATGAAAAGGGGAAGACCCTTCATAGAGAACCATGTTGAGCCCAGAGAGGTCATGCTTTTTATAGGCGTCCTTCTCGTAGTGTCCACCGTGGTGGCATATATCATCCAGCCGGTATTCTGCCTCCTACTCCTTCTCATGGTCCTCAACCAGTTCATCTATACACTCCCACCCCTCAGACTGAAGGACACACCGCTTGCACCACTTGCAAGTACCGCTACAAACACTGTTCTGAGGCTGGCATCCGCCTCTGTCCTCCTGGGGGGTATTCTCACTGTCCCGGTCCCGGTCTATGTTTTAATGTACCTTGCAGGTATGGGCACATACCTCATGTACAAGGAGAGAAAGGCCCCTACAACCCTGGTTTCTGTCCTGTTCTGTGTCCTCCTTGCCTGGAGTTACACTGGAGGTTACATCAGCATGCTGCAGATCCTCCTTGTAATAGTCCCGCCATTCATAGCCACGGTACCACTTTATCTGTCCAACTTCACAGAAAGGGAGCGGATGGTGGAGGTGGCTGATCTGATTTACCACAGGGTTCTTGTGGCATTCTACCTGGTATGCATAGCGGTGCTTCTTGTGGGTTAG
- a CDS encoding NAD(P)/FAD-dependent oxidoreductase, whose protein sequence is MTEVDVLVIGAGPAGSTAAKHAAMGGASVLLIDKKSEIGAPKRCAEGVSVGGLESLGIEPDPRWITKKLDGVRLVSPNGTDVWLTSDKVELPEAGYILERKVFDKHMAMDAARAGSRIMVKTLATGMEKTEDGYLVSAECMGREFEIKARIVIAADGPESRVARWAGLNTATRPKDMESAAQFEMVGVEMEDNNCIEFYFGSVAPGGYAWIFPKGDDIANVGLGVLSTETDKSAYEHLLEFVESCPATRNAQPVELNIGGDPVGGMPKELVADSLMVVGDAAGQVNPLTGGGIISGMTGGMLAGRVAAAAVSEGDVSKKRLSEYERLCREEIGKEIDRYLKVKDYMLTLSDSELDSIAEAFQDVEFEKVSTTELVKKLIKVSPKALIKLGKLF, encoded by the coding sequence GTGACTGAAGTTGATGTCCTTGTGATTGGCGCTGGACCAGCCGGTTCAACAGCAGCAAAACACGCCGCCATGGGCGGTGCAAGTGTACTCCTCATTGACAAGAAATCAGAGATAGGGGCCCCAAAGAGGTGCGCCGAGGGGGTCTCTGTTGGGGGCCTCGAGTCCCTGGGGATAGAGCCAGACCCCCGCTGGATCACAAAGAAACTTGATGGTGTGCGTCTGGTCTCCCCCAATGGCACAGATGTATGGCTGACCTCAGATAAGGTGGAGCTGCCAGAGGCAGGATACATACTTGAGAGGAAGGTCTTTGACAAGCACATGGCAATGGACGCCGCGAGGGCAGGTTCACGGATCATGGTGAAGACCCTTGCAACCGGTATGGAGAAGACCGAAGATGGATACCTTGTCAGCGCAGAGTGCATGGGCAGGGAGTTTGAGATAAAGGCCAGGATAGTTATTGCAGCCGACGGCCCCGAGTCAAGGGTTGCAAGGTGGGCCGGCCTAAACACAGCCACAAGGCCCAAGGACATGGAGTCAGCGGCCCAGTTCGAGATGGTCGGAGTGGAGATGGAGGACAATAACTGCATCGAATTCTACTTTGGAAGCGTGGCCCCCGGTGGATACGCCTGGATCTTCCCAAAGGGTGATGACATCGCCAACGTGGGCCTGGGTGTTCTCTCAACAGAGACCGATAAGAGCGCCTATGAGCACCTGCTTGAATTCGTTGAGTCATGCCCGGCAACAAGGAACGCCCAGCCTGTTGAACTCAACATAGGTGGGGATCCGGTTGGTGGAATGCCAAAGGAACTTGTGGCAGACAGCCTCATGGTTGTGGGGGACGCTGCAGGTCAGGTGAACCCCCTCACAGGTGGTGGTATAATAAGCGGTATGACCGGTGGTATGCTGGCAGGAAGGGTTGCTGCTGCAGCGGTCAGTGAGGGTGATGTCAGCAAAAAGAGGCTCAGTGAATACGAGAGGCTCTGCCGTGAGGAGATCGGGAAGGAGATAGACAGGTACCTCAAGGTCAAGGACTACATGCTTACACTCAGTGACAGTGAACTCGATTCAATCGCAGAGGCATTCCAGGATGTTGAGTTTGAGAAGGTGAGCACCACAGAACTTGTTAAGAAGCTCATAAAGGTCTCGCCAAAGGCCCTCATTAAACTGGGCAAACTCTTCTAA
- a CDS encoding 4Fe-4S binding protein translates to MKVKEWCMFCGECAGVCPRNLIEVRENSLKFSEDQCRECNICIQVCPVRALER, encoded by the coding sequence ATGAAGGTGAAGGAATGGTGTATGTTCTGTGGGGAATGTGCAGGTGTGTGCCCACGGAACCTCATAGAGGTCAGGGAGAATTCCCTGAAATTTTCAGAGGATCAGTGTAGGGAATGCAACATATGCATACAGGTGTGCCCTGTTAGGGCCCTTGAGAGGTGA